The following coding sequences are from one Microtus pennsylvanicus isolate mMicPen1 chromosome 1, mMicPen1.hap1, whole genome shotgun sequence window:
- the Cldnd1 gene encoding claudin domain-containing protein 1 isoform X1, with protein sequence MGGDRLETKTSVSVASWSSLNARMDNRFATAFVIACVLSLISTIYMAASIGTDFWYEYRSPIQENSSDSNKVAWDDFLGDEADEKTYNDALFRYNGTMGLWRRCITVPKNTYWYAPPERTESFDVVTKCMSFTLNEQFMEKYVDPGNHNSGIDLLRTYLWRCQFLLPFVSLGLMCFGALIGLCACICRSLYPTIATGILHLLAGLCTLGTVSCYVAGIELLHQKLGLPENVSGEFGWSFCLACVSAPLQFMASALFIWAAHTNRKEYTLMKAYRVA encoded by the exons ATGGGCG GTGATAGACTAGAGACCAAGACTTCTGTCTCCGTAGCATCCTGG AGCAGTCTGAATGCCAGAATGGATAACCGTTTTGCTACAGCGTTTGTGATTGCTTGTGTGCTTAGCCTCATTTCCACCATCTACATGGCAGCCTCCATAGGCACGGACTTCTGGTATGAATATCGAAGTCCGATTCAAGAGAATTCAAGTGATTCGAATAAAGTAGCCTGGGATGACTTCCTTGGTGATGAGGCAGATGAAAAGACTTACAATGATGCCCTGTTCCGATATAACGGCACGATGGGACTGTGGAGACGGTGTATCACGGTACCCAAAAACACATACTGGTATGCTCCACCAGAAAGGACAG aGTCATTTGACGTGGTTACAAAATGCATGAGTTTCACACTAAATGAACAGTTCATGGAGAAATATGTTGATCCTGGGAACCACAATAGTGGAATTGATTTGCTTCGGACCT ATCTTTGGCGTTGCCAGTTTCTTTTACCTTTCGTTAGCTTGGGTTTGATGTGCTTCGGGGCTCTGATTGGACTTTGTGCCTGTATCTGCCGCAGCCTGTATCCCACCATTGCCACGGGCATCCTCCATCTCCTTGCAG GTTTGTGTACACTGGGCACTGTGAGTTGTTATGTTGCTGGCATTGAACTACTCCACCAGAAACTAGGGCTGCCCGAGAATGTATCCGGAGAATTTGGATGGTCCTTCTGCCTGGCCTGCGTCTCGGCTCCCTTACAGTTCATGGCATCTGCTCTCTTCATCTGGGCTGCGCACACCAACCGGAAAGAGTACACCTTAATGAAGGCCTATCGCGTGGCATGA
- the Cldnd1 gene encoding claudin domain-containing protein 1 isoform X2 has product MDNRFATAFVIACVLSLISTIYMAASIGTDFWYEYRSPIQENSSDSNKVAWDDFLGDEADEKTYNDALFRYNGTMGLWRRCITVPKNTYWYAPPERTESFDVVTKCMSFTLNEQFMEKYVDPGNHNSGIDLLRTYLWRCQFLLPFVSLGLMCFGALIGLCACICRSLYPTIATGILHLLAGLCTLGTVSCYVAGIELLHQKLGLPENVSGEFGWSFCLACVSAPLQFMASALFIWAAHTNRKEYTLMKAYRVA; this is encoded by the exons ATGGATAACCGTTTTGCTACAGCGTTTGTGATTGCTTGTGTGCTTAGCCTCATTTCCACCATCTACATGGCAGCCTCCATAGGCACGGACTTCTGGTATGAATATCGAAGTCCGATTCAAGAGAATTCAAGTGATTCGAATAAAGTAGCCTGGGATGACTTCCTTGGTGATGAGGCAGATGAAAAGACTTACAATGATGCCCTGTTCCGATATAACGGCACGATGGGACTGTGGAGACGGTGTATCACGGTACCCAAAAACACATACTGGTATGCTCCACCAGAAAGGACAG aGTCATTTGACGTGGTTACAAAATGCATGAGTTTCACACTAAATGAACAGTTCATGGAGAAATATGTTGATCCTGGGAACCACAATAGTGGAATTGATTTGCTTCGGACCT ATCTTTGGCGTTGCCAGTTTCTTTTACCTTTCGTTAGCTTGGGTTTGATGTGCTTCGGGGCTCTGATTGGACTTTGTGCCTGTATCTGCCGCAGCCTGTATCCCACCATTGCCACGGGCATCCTCCATCTCCTTGCAG GTTTGTGTACACTGGGCACTGTGAGTTGTTATGTTGCTGGCATTGAACTACTCCACCAGAAACTAGGGCTGCCCGAGAATGTATCCGGAGAATTTGGATGGTCCTTCTGCCTGGCCTGCGTCTCGGCTCCCTTACAGTTCATGGCATCTGCTCTCTTCATCTGGGCTGCGCACACCAACCGGAAAGAGTACACCTTAATGAAGGCCTATCGCGTGGCATGA